In Pseudomonas flavescens, the sequence CTACGACCTCGATGCACTGGCGCGGCATGTTCGCGAGGTGATGGCCGAGCTGCCAGCGGGCGTGGAGCTGTATTACGCGATCAAGGCCAACAGCGAGGCGCCGATTCTGCAGACGCTGTTGCCTCTGGTCGACGGCTTCGAGATCTCCTCCGGTGGCGAGATCGAGCGACTGCAAGCGGCCGCCAGCGACAAACCCTTCGTGTTTTCCGGCCCCGGCAAGCTGGACTCCGACCTGCGTGCGGCGCTGAACCATGGCGTGGCAGCGATCCACGTCGAGAGTCTCGGCGAGATCGACCGCCTGCAACGCATCGGCGCAGAGCTCGGCCGTGTGCAGGCGGTGTTCATCCGCATCAATCCGGAACTGCCGGCCACGCTTTCCAGCCGCCTGGCCATGGCCGGCACCGCGACGCCTTTCGGGTTGGACGAGGCCGACGTGCCTGAAGCGATCAGACGGGTGGAAGCCTGCAGCCATCTGCGGCTGGAGGGCTTCCATGTGCATGCGATGTCCCATCAGCAGCAGGTGGAGCGCCACGAGCAGTTGCTCGATCTGTATCTGCAGCGCTGGACGCAATGGAAGGCCCTGGCCACGCGGCCTGGGACGATCACTCACCTGAACGTCGGCGGTGGCATCGGGGTGGACTACCTGAGCCGCGAGCGGTTCGACTGGGCGCGGCTGTGCCGCCACCTCGAGCAACGCCTTGGCGAATTGCGCGACGCGCCGCTGGTACGCTTCGAGCCGGGGCGCTTCATCAGTGCGTTCTGCGGCTACTACGCCATCGAGGTGCTGGACGCCAAATCCAGCCACGGCCAGCATTTTCTGGTCTGCCGCGGCGGCACCCACCAGTTCCGCCTGCCGGTCGCCCAGGGCCATGACCACCCGGTGATCCATCTGCCAGCGACAGGCCGTGCACCGAGCGGTGCGCCTCGGCCATGGACCATCGTCGGCCAGCTGTGTACACCCAAGGACGTGCTCAGCCGTGGTCGCCAACTGGTCGATGCCGCCGTGGGCGATCTGCTGGTGCTGCCGCTGGCCGGTGCCTACGGCTACAACATCTCGCATGCCGATTTCCTCTGTCATCCGCGGCCTGAACAGCTGTTCATCAGGGCCGAGGGCCGCCGCGGAGGTGCTGGATGATGGCGCCGGCACGGGCTCCCGTCGTGGCGTCGCGCCGGCTGGTAGTGGTCGCCGTGATC encodes:
- a CDS encoding type III PLP-dependent enzyme, whose protein sequence is MDKLPTTVLDAIEQARSRAADPLAVFVYDLDALARHVREVMAELPAGVELYYAIKANSEAPILQTLLPLVDGFEISSGGEIERLQAAASDKPFVFSGPGKLDSDLRAALNHGVAAIHVESLGEIDRLQRIGAELGRVQAVFIRINPELPATLSSRLAMAGTATPFGLDEADVPEAIRRVEACSHLRLEGFHVHAMSHQQQVERHEQLLDLYLQRWTQWKALATRPGTITHLNVGGGIGVDYLSRERFDWARLCRHLEQRLGELRDAPLVRFEPGRFISAFCGYYAIEVLDAKSSHGQHFLVCRGGTHQFRLPVAQGHDHPVIHLPATGRAPSGAPRPWTIVGQLCTPKDVLSRGRQLVDAAVGDLLVLPLAGAYGYNISHADFLCHPRPEQLFIRAEGRRGGAG